A stretch of the Microcella sp. genome encodes the following:
- a CDS encoding GNAT family N-acetyltransferase, translating into MLEDEYLERRRPPRHLQRRPEPETPFAFRVREAEARDLPHIREIYNHYVANSTVTFDESPWSLRGLRAKYAKVRELGYPFLVAVSPNDVILGFAYVYPWKEKAAYRFTVENSIYLGPASTGKGIGRELMRELLDRSRDAGVKEVIAVIADRGAEASIALHERFGFRQTGTMGRVGFKFGRWLGVVMMQKSLKKQR; encoded by the coding sequence ATGCTCGAAGACGAGTACCTCGAGCGGCGCCGCCCGCCCCGCCACCTGCAGCGCAGGCCTGAGCCCGAGACCCCCTTCGCCTTCCGCGTGCGTGAAGCCGAAGCCCGCGATCTTCCCCACATTCGCGAGATCTACAACCACTATGTGGCGAACTCGACCGTCACCTTCGACGAGTCGCCCTGGAGTCTTCGCGGGCTGCGCGCGAAGTACGCGAAAGTGCGCGAGCTCGGGTATCCGTTTCTGGTCGCCGTCTCGCCCAACGACGTCATTCTGGGGTTCGCCTACGTGTATCCGTGGAAGGAGAAGGCGGCGTACCGGTTCACGGTCGAGAACTCGATCTACCTCGGTCCGGCCTCGACGGGCAAGGGCATCGGGCGTGAGCTCATGCGCGAGCTGCTCGATCGATCGCGCGATGCGGGGGTCAAAGAGGTGATCGCGGTCATCGCCGACAGGGGCGCCGAGGCCTCGATCGCGCTGCACGAGCGCTTCGGCTTTCGACAGACCGGCACGATGGGCCGCGTCGGCTTCAAGTTCGGTCGCTGGCTCGGCGTCGTGATGATGCAGAAGTCACTCAAGAAACAGCGCTGA
- a CDS encoding dihydrolipoyl dehydrogenase family protein, giving the protein MRPLTTTAHTEHAPRDEYDLVVIGAGAVGENVADRAVQGGLSVLIVESELVGGECSYWACMPSKALLRAGSVLRAAHAVPGVRAAITGGIDAEAVLASRDDVASHWNDAGQVRWLQKAGIALARGHARLDRERRVIITASDGATRTVTATHAVAICTGSTAAMPPIDGLEAARPWTSREITSTEAIPARLAIIGGGVVGCEMATAFTSLGSAVTLLARSGLLAGVEEFAGEAVAERLRADGAEVLLSTSPEHVERRADGTVALTLPGGRALEVDEVVVATGRAPVTGDLGLETIGLEPGTWLDVDDTLQVRGYDWLYAVGDVNHRALLTHQGKYQARAAGDVIAARASGASVDDAPWGAHVATADHDAVPQVTFTSPEVASVGLTAQQAEAKGVRTRVVDYELGWLAGATVHGDDYRGTARMVVDEDRGVIVGFTLVGDDVGELLHAATIAIVGEVPISRLWHAVPSYPTLSEIWLRLLEGYGRP; this is encoded by the coding sequence ATGCGCCCGCTTACGACCACCGCCCACACCGAACACGCGCCGCGAGATGAGTACGACCTCGTCGTGATCGGGGCCGGGGCGGTCGGCGAGAACGTCGCCGACCGTGCGGTGCAGGGCGGGCTGAGTGTGCTCATCGTCGAGAGCGAGCTCGTCGGCGGCGAGTGCTCGTACTGGGCCTGCATGCCGTCGAAGGCGCTGCTGCGTGCCGGCAGCGTGCTGCGCGCCGCTCACGCGGTGCCGGGCGTGCGCGCCGCGATCACAGGCGGCATCGACGCCGAGGCTGTGCTCGCGAGCCGGGACGACGTCGCGAGCCACTGGAACGACGCCGGCCAGGTGCGCTGGCTGCAGAAGGCGGGCATCGCGCTGGCCCGCGGCCATGCGCGGCTCGACCGCGAGCGCCGCGTCATCATCACCGCTTCCGACGGTGCCACTCGTACGGTGACGGCGACCCACGCCGTCGCGATCTGCACCGGCAGCACGGCGGCCATGCCGCCCATCGACGGGCTCGAGGCCGCTCGCCCGTGGACCTCGCGCGAGATCACGAGCACCGAGGCAATTCCCGCGCGCCTCGCCATCATCGGTGGCGGCGTCGTCGGGTGCGAGATGGCGACCGCCTTCACGAGTCTCGGCAGCGCCGTCACCCTGCTGGCCCGCAGCGGGCTGCTGGCGGGCGTGGAGGAGTTCGCGGGCGAGGCCGTCGCCGAGCGGCTGCGCGCCGACGGAGCCGAGGTGCTGCTCAGCACGAGCCCCGAGCACGTCGAGCGCAGGGCCGACGGCACCGTCGCCCTGACTCTGCCGGGCGGCCGCGCGCTCGAGGTCGACGAGGTCGTCGTCGCGACGGGTCGCGCGCCCGTGACGGGTGACCTCGGGCTCGAGACCATCGGGCTCGAGCCCGGCACGTGGCTCGACGTCGATGACACCCTGCAGGTGCGTGGCTACGACTGGCTCTATGCCGTCGGCGACGTCAACCACCGGGCACTGCTCACCCACCAGGGCAAGTACCAGGCCCGAGCGGCGGGAGACGTGATCGCGGCGCGCGCGAGCGGAGCATCCGTCGACGACGCACCGTGGGGTGCGCACGTGGCAACGGCGGACCACGACGCGGTGCCGCAAGTGACCTTCACGAGCCCCGAGGTGGCGAGCGTCGGGCTCACGGCGCAGCAGGCCGAGGCGAAGGGCGTGCGCACGCGAGTGGTCGACTACGAGCTCGGCTGGCTCGCCGGGGCGACCGTGCACGGCGACGACTACCGCGGCACGGCCCGCATGGTGGTCGACGAAGACCGCGGCGTCATCGTCGGGTTCACCCTCGTCGGCGACGACGTCGGCGAGCTGCTGCACGCCGCCACGATCGCCATCGTCGGCGAGGTTCCGATCTCGCGACTGTGGCACGCCGTGCCCTCGTACCCGACGCTCAGCGAGATCTGGTTGCGGCTGCTCGAGGGCTACGGGCGGCCGTGA
- a CDS encoding PspA/IM30 family protein, which produces MSKQSIFGRIAQLAKANIHALLDSAEDPEKMLDQMVRDYTSSIQEAEAAIAQTIGNLRLLEQDHAEDVAAAQDWGRKALAASAKADELRTAGNTADADKFDNLAKVALGKQLQAETEAKTVEPTIINQNAIVDQLKSGLEAMKGKLDQLRSQRDQLIARAKIADAQAQVIDAVGSIDIMDPTSELGRFEEKIRREEAKVMGRQELAASTLDAQFESLENVGVEIEVEARLAALKSGASQQALGQ; this is translated from the coding sequence ATGTCCAAGCAGTCCATCTTCGGCCGCATCGCCCAGCTCGCGAAGGCCAACATCCACGCCCTGCTCGACTCGGCTGAAGACCCCGAGAAGATGCTCGACCAGATGGTGCGCGACTACACCTCGAGCATTCAAGAGGCCGAGGCCGCCATCGCCCAGACCATCGGCAACCTGCGCCTGCTCGAGCAGGACCACGCCGAAGACGTCGCCGCCGCGCAAGACTGGGGCCGCAAGGCTCTCGCCGCGAGCGCCAAGGCCGACGAACTGCGCACGGCCGGCAACACGGCCGACGCCGACAAGTTCGACAACCTCGCCAAGGTGGCCCTCGGCAAGCAGCTGCAGGCCGAGACCGAGGCGAAGACCGTCGAGCCGACGATCATCAACCAAAACGCGATCGTCGACCAGCTCAAGAGCGGCCTCGAGGCCATGAAGGGCAAGCTCGACCAGTTGCGGTCGCAGCGCGACCAGCTGATCGCCCGCGCCAAGATCGCTGATGCGCAGGCTCAGGTCATCGACGCCGTCGGCAGCATCGACATCATGGACCCGACGAGCGAGCTCGGCCGGTTCGAGGAGAAGATCCGGCGCGAAGAAGCCAAAGTCATGGGCCGTCAAGAGCTCGCCGCGTCGACGCTCGACGCGCAGTTCGAGTCGCTCGAGAACGTCGGCGTTGAGATCGAGGTCGAAGCGCGCCTCGCTGCGCTGAAGTCAGGGGCGTCGCAGCAGGCGCTCGGTCAGTAG
- a CDS encoding arginase family protein: MTSSFVVVPQWQGSGSSRAMRLVDGAESIRRQLPKAATHLVDAPLEAGDAEGTGILRYSSIRLVRERLQRQLSELDGTPIVVGGDCGVEYGAIEHAARSGRVVLLWADAHADLNTPESSPSGAFHGMVLRALIDEGIVDAADVLLLGVRDLDDAEAEFIDSRAMRRVKAQEVGAAVADRAAAARESGHEPVLYVHVDLDVLDPAVFAGVGFPAPFGIDLASLTQAVTDARAALALAGAGLTEYAPALVDDGDSDIDDDDDGEFASSDDLSAILRIVAALSR, from the coding sequence ATGACCAGCAGCTTCGTCGTCGTTCCGCAGTGGCAGGGCTCGGGGTCGTCGCGCGCGATGCGTCTCGTCGACGGCGCGGAGAGCATCCGTCGGCAGCTTCCGAAGGCGGCGACGCACCTCGTCGATGCGCCTCTCGAAGCGGGCGATGCGGAGGGCACCGGCATTCTGCGGTACAGCTCGATCAGACTCGTGCGCGAGCGCCTGCAGCGCCAGCTGTCAGAGCTCGACGGCACCCCCATCGTCGTCGGCGGCGACTGCGGGGTCGAATACGGTGCGATCGAGCACGCTGCCAGGTCGGGGCGCGTCGTGCTGCTCTGGGCTGATGCGCATGCCGACCTGAACACGCCCGAGTCGTCGCCGAGCGGGGCTTTTCACGGCATGGTGCTGCGCGCTCTCATCGACGAGGGCATCGTCGATGCCGCCGACGTGCTGCTGCTGGGCGTGCGCGACCTCGACGATGCCGAGGCCGAGTTCATCGACTCTCGTGCGATGCGGCGCGTGAAGGCACAGGAGGTCGGCGCTGCTGTCGCTGACCGCGCCGCCGCCGCTCGAGAAAGCGGCCACGAACCGGTGCTCTACGTGCATGTCGACCTCGACGTGCTCGACCCCGCCGTCTTTGCGGGCGTGGGCTTTCCGGCGCCGTTCGGCATTGACCTCGCCTCGCTGACCCAGGCCGTCACCGATGCCCGTGCTGCTCTCGCGCTCGCGGGCGCTGGTCTCACCGAATATGCGCCGGCCCTCGTCGACGACGGCGACAGCGACATCGACGACGATGACGACGGGGAGTTCGCCTCTAGCGACGACCTCTCAGCGATTCTGCGCATCGTCGCCGCGCTCAGTCGCTGA
- a CDS encoding crotonase/enoyl-CoA hydratase family protein produces MTDTETPARISVERDGHVLLIGLDRADKRNAADVAMLEQLALAYGELDRDPDLRVGVVFAHGDHFTGGLDLADVVPRIGPKGLAMVPDGGIHPWGMDGTRVRKPVVLAVQGTCLTLGVELALASDIVVAASDTVFAQLEVARAILPFGGATTRFAAAAGWGNAMKWMLTGDRFDAVEAHRMGLVQEVVAPGEQLSRARELAGRIAAQAPLAVQATLANARLAVRDGEAAAEAQLPGELVRLMQTEDARIGMQAFLTRTDPEFVGR; encoded by the coding sequence ATGACCGACACCGAGACACCTGCTCGCATCTCCGTCGAGCGCGACGGGCACGTGCTGCTCATCGGCCTCGACCGTGCCGACAAGCGCAACGCCGCCGACGTCGCCATGCTCGAGCAGCTGGCCCTGGCCTATGGCGAGCTCGACCGCGACCCCGACCTGCGCGTCGGCGTGGTCTTCGCGCACGGCGATCACTTCACGGGCGGGCTCGACCTCGCCGACGTTGTTCCGCGCATCGGCCCGAAGGGCCTCGCCATGGTGCCCGATGGCGGCATTCACCCCTGGGGCATGGACGGCACGCGCGTGCGCAAGCCCGTCGTGCTCGCGGTGCAGGGCACGTGCCTGACGCTCGGCGTCGAACTGGCTCTCGCGAGCGACATCGTCGTCGCCGCGAGCGACACCGTGTTCGCGCAGCTCGAAGTAGCGCGTGCGATTCTTCCGTTCGGCGGGGCGACGACGCGCTTCGCCGCTGCGGCTGGGTGGGGCAACGCCATGAAGTGGATGCTCACGGGCGACAGGTTCGACGCCGTTGAGGCGCACCGCATGGGCCTCGTGCAGGAGGTCGTGGCGCCGGGAGAGCAGCTCTCGCGCGCTCGCGAGCTGGCCGGTCGGATCGCGGCGCAGGCTCCCCTGGCCGTGCAGGCGACGCTCGCGAACGCGCGACTCGCGGTGCGAGACGGCGAGGCGGCCGCCGAGGCTCAGCTGCCGGGCGAGCTCGTGCGCCTCATGCAGACTGAGGATGCGCGCATCGGCATGCAGGCTTTTCTCACTCGCACCGACCCGGAGTTCGTGGGACGGTAG
- a CDS encoding MFS transporter, translated as MTEPTAASRLRGASGAITVSLVGYLFFVEFVSGVLQGYYVPLISDLVEYLGIRDADFNWFEAAQLLLSALVVPVLAKLGDMVGHKKILLISTVLTAGASWWLVFADSFWVFLAAWALQGFYVVWLPLEVALIFDRGRHTGVGASQTRKAAGLLVVGLEAGAIAGALGGARIFSAFNGDIALTLTIPAIAVTVAFFVILFGVPESQPVTGRRLDTIGFVLLTLALLTITSGLTFLRINGPETWWVYALMLLGIALLYPFGKWVLKHPDPAIDLRVLRQPNMWPVQLTAGLVGISILGAQAPLSTFAGTDPVNGFGLGLDAAERSYIIGAYLVAMIIGALLFPLISRKTTPRLTLIGATLIVAVGYLAFLVNNTTAVGVTLNMVVAGIGSGALVAALPAAAAAAAPLGQTGIATGLTNTTKTIGGAFASAIFAVVLVLAAGQAVTETASSLLGYLVVFAICGGAALVAAVALVFVPKLAFSDAPAEEGLQSSPTLL; from the coding sequence ATGACTGAGCCCACGGCGGCCTCTCGGCTGCGCGGCGCCTCCGGCGCCATCACCGTCTCACTGGTCGGCTACCTGTTCTTCGTCGAGTTCGTCAGCGGTGTGCTGCAGGGCTACTACGTGCCGCTCATCAGCGACCTCGTCGAGTACCTCGGCATTCGCGACGCCGACTTCAACTGGTTCGAGGCAGCGCAGCTGCTGCTGAGCGCGCTCGTCGTGCCCGTGCTGGCCAAGCTCGGCGACATGGTCGGCCACAAGAAGATTCTGCTGATCTCGACCGTGCTCACCGCGGGCGCCAGTTGGTGGCTCGTCTTCGCCGACTCGTTCTGGGTCTTCTTGGCGGCGTGGGCGCTGCAGGGCTTCTACGTGGTGTGGCTGCCGCTCGAAGTCGCGCTCATCTTCGATCGCGGCCGCCACACCGGCGTCGGCGCCTCGCAGACGCGCAAAGCCGCCGGCCTGCTCGTCGTCGGGCTCGAAGCGGGGGCCATCGCCGGCGCCCTCGGCGGCGCGCGCATCTTCTCGGCGTTCAACGGCGACATCGCGCTCACCCTGACGATTCCGGCCATCGCCGTGACCGTCGCGTTCTTCGTGATTCTCTTCGGCGTGCCCGAGTCGCAGCCCGTCACCGGCCGACGGCTCGACACGATCGGCTTCGTGTTGTTGACGCTCGCCCTGCTGACGATCACGTCGGGGCTCACCTTCTTGCGCATCAACGGGCCCGAGACGTGGTGGGTGTACGCGCTCATGCTGCTCGGCATCGCGCTGCTCTACCCCTTCGGAAAATGGGTGCTCAAGCATCCCGACCCCGCGATCGACCTGCGCGTGCTGCGGCAGCCGAACATGTGGCCGGTGCAGTTGACGGCGGGGCTCGTCGGCATCAGCATCCTGGGCGCTCAGGCACCCTTGAGCACGTTCGCCGGAACCGACCCCGTCAACGGCTTCGGGCTCGGCCTCGACGCAGCGGAGCGCTCGTACATTATCGGCGCCTACCTCGTGGCGATGATCATCGGGGCGCTGCTGTTCCCGCTCATCTCGCGCAAGACCACCCCACGCCTCACCCTCATCGGGGCGACGCTCATCGTGGCCGTCGGCTATCTCGCTTTCCTCGTCAACAACACGACGGCCGTCGGCGTCACGCTCAATATGGTCGTCGCCGGCATCGGCTCGGGCGCACTCGTCGCGGCGCTACCGGCAGCAGCCGCCGCAGCCGCTCCCCTCGGACAGACGGGAATCGCCACCGGGCTCACGAACACCACCAAGACCATCGGCGGCGCCTTCGCGAGCGCGATCTTCGCCGTGGTGCTCGTGCTCGCCGCTGGGCAGGCGGTGACCGAGACGGCCTCGAGCCTGCTCGGTTACCTCGTCGTGTTCGCGATCTGCGGCGGTGCGGCGCTCGTCGCCGCGGTCGCGCTCGTGTTTGTGCCGAAGCTCGCCTTCAGCGACGCCCCGGCCGAGGAGGGCCTGCAGTCGAGCCCGACGCTGCTCTAG
- a CDS encoding uracil-DNA glycosylase — protein MTARRPLADLVAPDWAEALAPVQPRIEQLGDWLRAEVAAGRPYLPSGPNVLRAFTTPLADVRVLVLGQDPYPTPGHAIGLSFAVERTVRPIPRSLANIYRELRDDLAIETPAHGDLSAWTAQGVLLLNRVLTVQAGVAGSHRGRGWEEVTTRAVEALAARGGPLVALLWGRDAQSAAPLLQGVPVIASAHPSPLSARTGFFGSRPFSRANSLLVEQGAPPIDWSLPT, from the coding sequence ATGACCGCCCGTCGTCCGCTCGCCGACCTCGTCGCGCCCGACTGGGCCGAGGCCCTCGCGCCCGTGCAGCCGCGCATCGAGCAGCTCGGCGACTGGCTACGTGCCGAGGTCGCCGCAGGGCGTCCTTATCTGCCGTCGGGCCCGAACGTGCTGCGAGCGTTCACCACTCCGCTCGCCGACGTGCGCGTGCTCGTGCTCGGGCAAGACCCCTACCCGACTCCCGGGCACGCGATCGGCCTGAGTTTCGCCGTCGAGCGCACGGTGCGTCCGATTCCGCGCAGTCTCGCGAACATCTACCGCGAGCTTCGCGATGATCTCGCCATCGAGACTCCCGCTCACGGCGACCTCAGCGCGTGGACCGCTCAAGGGGTGCTGCTGCTCAACCGCGTGCTGACCGTGCAGGCCGGCGTCGCCGGCTCGCATCGCGGCCGGGGGTGGGAAGAGGTGACGACGCGCGCGGTCGAGGCGCTGGCCGCGCGCGGCGGGCCGCTCGTGGCGCTGCTCTGGGGCCGAGACGCGCAGTCGGCGGCCCCGCTGCTGCAGGGTGTTCCGGTCATTGCGAGTGCGCATCCGAGCCCGCTGTCGGCCCGCACCGGGTTCTTCGGCTCGCGCCCTTTCAGCCGCGCCAACTCCCTGCTCGTCGAACAAGGTGCGCCCCCGATCGACTGGAGCTTGCCGACATAG
- a CDS encoding SDR family oxidoreductase: protein MISSAPSLTLRAVVTGASSGIGAATVRLLCARGWQIVAVARRADRLAALAAECGCETVVADLTDQSAVDALRDRIAATGPIHAIVTVAGGAIGTDSVETADARDWMRMFDINVLSAQRVIGALLPALRDGARERGVGDILAVTSTAGQVAYESGGGYNAAKFALRGMMGALRLELAGEPLRVMQLAPGMVKTDEFALNRFGGDREKVDALYAGVEHPLTADDMAALIVHALEAPGHVNLDEITVRPVAQAAQHKIVRGPLELRD from the coding sequence ATGATCTCTTCTGCTCCTTCTCTCACCCTGCGCGCGGTCGTGACCGGGGCCAGTTCAGGCATCGGCGCCGCCACCGTGCGTCTCCTCTGCGCGCGCGGATGGCAGATTGTCGCCGTCGCCCGCCGCGCCGATCGGCTGGCGGCGCTCGCCGCGGAGTGTGGGTGCGAGACCGTCGTCGCCGATCTCACCGACCAGTCGGCGGTGGATGCCCTGCGCGACCGCATCGCCGCGACCGGCCCGATTCACGCCATCGTGACCGTCGCCGGCGGAGCGATCGGCACCGACTCAGTCGAGACCGCCGACGCCCGCGACTGGATGCGCATGTTCGACATCAACGTGCTGAGCGCGCAGCGGGTCATCGGCGCGCTGCTGCCCGCTCTGCGCGACGGTGCCCGAGAGCGCGGCGTCGGCGACATTCTCGCCGTGACGTCGACTGCCGGTCAGGTGGCATACGAGAGCGGGGGAGGCTACAACGCCGCCAAGTTCGCCTTGCGCGGCATGATGGGCGCCTTGCGCCTCGAGCTCGCGGGCGAACCGCTTCGTGTCATGCAGCTCGCGCCGGGCATGGTCAAGACCGACGAATTCGCGCTCAACCGCTTCGGCGGCGACCGCGAGAAGGTCGACGCGCTCTACGCGGGGGTCGAGCACCCGCTGACGGCCGACGACATGGCTGCGCTCATCGTGCACGCCCTCGAGGCGCCCGGCCACGTGAACCTCGACGAGATCACCGTGCGCCCGGTCGCGCAGGCCGCGCAGCACAAAATCGTGCGCGGCCCGCTCGAGCTGCGCGACTAG
- a CDS encoding heparan-alpha-glucosaminide N-acetyltransferase domain-containing protein has product MTRSGQAPTGALAPTASVRFSGIDAARGLAVIGMMAAHVWPRDDTQGELLVDGRPSMLFAVVAGVALGIVAGGADCGAVPRTTARWRLVIRAALLFTLGLLLWMLPSGIAIILDYYGLMFALMLPLLFLPRLALIGVGAALLVSAPLLRDAVIADGAALDEPWATASEYLLTGYYPVLLWLPLLITGLLCARSDLAATRTRLLMLTLGALASVAGYGAALVLPEVSAEAHSSTVAELLGSGGLAVAVIALSLVLLDRPGTSRALSIAALPLVSIGRMPLTIYTGHVLVIAGFASLGPAGLFEPEVGIPLFMGLTIAAVLIAGAFQALRLRGPLEAAVSGLAGLAGRRGATMGA; this is encoded by the coding sequence GTGACGAGGTCGGGGCAGGCGCCCACCGGCGCGCTCGCCCCGACCGCGTCGGTGCGCTTCAGCGGCATCGATGCCGCTCGGGGGCTCGCCGTCATCGGCATGATGGCGGCCCACGTCTGGCCGCGTGACGATACCCAGGGTGAGCTTCTGGTCGACGGCCGCCCGTCGATGCTCTTCGCCGTCGTCGCGGGAGTCGCGCTCGGCATCGTGGCCGGCGGTGCCGACTGTGGGGCGGTGCCGCGCACGACGGCTCGGTGGCGCCTGGTCATTCGCGCCGCACTGCTCTTCACGCTGGGGCTGCTGCTCTGGATGCTCCCCAGCGGCATCGCTATCATCCTCGACTACTACGGGCTCATGTTTGCGCTGATGCTCCCCCTGCTCTTCCTGCCTCGACTCGCGCTCATCGGCGTCGGCGCGGCGCTGCTCGTCTCAGCACCGTTGCTGCGCGATGCCGTCATTGCCGACGGAGCGGCTCTCGACGAGCCCTGGGCGACCGCAAGCGAGTACCTGTTGACGGGGTACTACCCGGTGCTGCTCTGGTTGCCGCTACTCATCACAGGTCTGCTGTGCGCGCGGTCAGACCTCGCGGCAACGCGCACGCGGCTGCTGATGCTCACGCTCGGCGCACTGGCGAGCGTCGCGGGCTATGGAGCAGCCCTGGTGCTTCCCGAGGTGAGCGCCGAGGCCCACAGTTCTACGGTCGCCGAGCTGCTCGGCTCAGGCGGTCTCGCGGTCGCGGTCATCGCCCTCTCGCTTGTGCTGCTCGATCGACCGGGCACCTCACGGGCCCTCTCGATCGCCGCGCTCCCCCTCGTCAGCATCGGGCGCATGCCGCTCACGATCTACACCGGGCACGTGCTCGTGATCGCGGGCTTCGCCTCGCTGGGGCCCGCGGGTCTCTTCGAGCCCGAGGTGGGCATTCCGCTGTTCATGGGCTTGACCATTGCTGCTGTGCTCATTGCCGGGGCGTTCCAAGCGCTGCGCTTGCGAGGCCCCCTTGAGGCGGCGGTCTCCGGGCTTGCAGGGCTGGCCGGTCGTCGCGGTGCCACAATGGGCGCATGA
- a CDS encoding amidase, with translation MFELHHLTALEQGEWLHSGRITPRELVEHYLRRIERLNPSIGALTVVDGDRALDRADALPRLAAMTAPLWGIPIADKELVRRAGQRTTFGSRLFADHVPTDDDDLVRHLDSAGAISLGATAAPEFGLPSYTESLVAPAARTPYDLTRGAGGSSGGAAAAVAAGLLAVAPGSDGGGSIRIPAAACGLVGLKPSRGRVPAGSGLEHLAGLVVAGPLARTVADAALMLDALTTAVTWPFATRAPIDPPVASGAPHPHSGPLLGAAVRGEGRFQLGVTTSSPWEASVDLALDPEAQWALDEAVAGFGALGHGLEPVVLDPEPDYAQHFRAVWMAGASRIPARTPDELALLEPLTAWLVGQGRALSAETLAEALVWLAGFERRIIAQLSRFDAVLTPAVAMTPRPVGWYDATDAERNFTQQVQYTPFTSFVNVAGLPALTLPVGLTPEGSKQPGLPMGVQLIGRPGGEATLLALGAQWERSRETARIHPPQW, from the coding sequence GTGTTCGAATTGCACCACCTCACCGCCCTCGAGCAAGGGGAGTGGCTGCACAGCGGCCGCATCACACCTCGAGAACTCGTCGAGCACTATCTGCGGCGCATCGAGCGCCTCAACCCGAGCATCGGGGCCCTGACCGTCGTCGACGGTGATCGCGCGCTCGACCGGGCCGACGCGCTGCCGAGACTCGCGGCGATGACGGCTCCCCTGTGGGGCATCCCGATCGCCGATAAAGAGCTCGTGCGTCGCGCAGGGCAGCGCACGACCTTCGGCTCGCGCCTCTTCGCCGACCACGTGCCGACCGACGACGACGATCTCGTGCGCCACCTCGATAGCGCGGGCGCCATCAGCCTCGGCGCCACCGCGGCGCCCGAGTTCGGCCTGCCCTCGTATACCGAGAGCCTCGTGGCACCGGCCGCGCGAACCCCCTACGACCTGACGCGCGGCGCGGGAGGCTCGAGCGGGGGAGCAGCCGCGGCCGTCGCGGCGGGCCTTCTGGCAGTCGCGCCCGGCAGCGATGGCGGCGGCAGCATTCGTATTCCCGCCGCGGCATGCGGGCTCGTCGGGCTCAAGCCCTCGCGCGGTCGTGTGCCGGCGGGCAGCGGGCTTGAGCATCTCGCGGGCCTCGTCGTCGCCGGACCCCTCGCTCGCACAGTCGCCGACGCCGCCCTCATGCTCGACGCGCTGACGACGGCGGTGACCTGGCCATTCGCCACGCGTGCGCCGATCGACCCTCCCGTGGCCTCGGGTGCGCCGCACCCGCACAGCGGGCCGCTGCTCGGCGCAGCGGTGCGCGGTGAGGGTCGTTTTCAGCTCGGCGTCACCACGAGCTCGCCCTGGGAAGCCTCGGTCGACCTCGCGCTCGACCCCGAAGCTCAGTGGGCGCTCGACGAAGCGGTCGCGGGGTTCGGTGCCCTCGGGCACGGCCTTGAGCCCGTGGTGCTCGACCCCGAACCCGACTACGCGCAGCACTTCAGGGCGGTGTGGATGGCGGGAGCATCCCGCATTCCTGCCCGCACCCCTGACGAGCTCGCCCTGCTCGAACCGCTCACCGCCTGGCTCGTCGGCCAGGGCCGCGCACTGTCGGCCGAGACGCTCGCCGAGGCGCTCGTCTGGCTCGCGGGCTTCGAGCGCCGCATCATCGCGCAACTCTCGCGGTTCGACGCCGTGCTGACACCCGCGGTCGCCATGACACCTCGGCCCGTCGGCTGGTACGACGCCACGGATGCTGAACGCAACTTCACGCAGCAGGTGCAGTACACCCCCTTCACGAGCTTCGTGAACGTGGCAGGGCTGCCCGCTCTCACTCTGCCGGTCGGGCTCACGCCCGAAGGATCAAAGCAGCCGGGGCTGCCCATGGGCGTGCAGCTCATCGGCCGGCCCGGCGGCGAAGCCACGCTGCTGGCGCTCGGCGCTCAGTGGGAGCGGTCGCGGGAAACGGCGCGCATCCATCCGCCTCAGTGGTGA